GCAATGAACGAAGGAAGGAAAATGGTTTCGAAATTGCTCACTACATCCACACTACCGCTCTGACCAGCACCACATTCGTTACCGTTCGCTCTGTTTTGACAATCGGTGGATCTTGCCTGTTCGTATAAATCATCACATGACTCTAAAAGTTCATCCAATAGTGTTTTGGTCTGTGCGGCCAAAAGGGTTAGTCCATCGTGGAATGCCAATTGGTCACAAATTTCTATATTTGTTTGGGCCTCACATCCTGACAAAGTCAAACTCTTGTCGCATGCTAGTTGCCGACTGCATTTGTATTCATCGGATAGATTAAGTAGTACGTCACAGAAGTACCGTAGTTGGGTGATAGCGTTTACAGCTTTCAAATGCAATTGGAAGAAAGCTATGAAAAATTCTGCAATCTCAGCTGCCGTAGGCGTAGTGGCTGAATATGCTTCAAGGGCTTTCGTTAGCTGATCGCAAACCTCCTTGATGATAGTTAGATGACTGTGGGCAATATCGTGGTCTGGTTTGAATGTTTGACGGAACCATCTACTCACACCCGTTTTGCGAACTCTGAGGTCTCTTTGGCATTGGCTTTCGAGGCGGAAGAAAGAAGCTTGAATTGTCTGtggtaatttaaaaaagaaaaacgaattgTGAATGCACTTGCAATAACATCACGCCTGAAAAAGCAACTAACTTGTATGCAAAGCAATGCCACAACTACACcaattaataatttcattgTTAACTTGAAGATTGGAATACTTTCTGTGACTGTGACCACCACCAGAACAGCTAGCCGAATAATTCGTATGAGAAATGACTGTCGTTTTATATCCAAATGCAGAtgcgaaaaaatattcaaattttgagcaAATAAAGTTTTGCATTTGCTAAGTATTCCACTAGGTTTAGCtcttataaatattttatttttgagatgaataaaatttttattttcgcagCTGCAGAATGTATACCTACCCAAAGTAAATATTCTAACAGTTGCACGTTTTATGTACGTATGTGATGCTCTTGtattaaaatttccatactAGGGTACAGTTGGAGACAGTGAagtttcagcatgaatttgcttcagctgtttatcAGCTGATACCGAGTCTGATcgacacaaacaatcaaaactgtctATAAGTCTTTATTCGgctttaccactaccacgcgagCGTGTATCATCTTCAACCGGACAATCAGTTTTGATCGTATGTGTAGATCAGCTGAAAACAGtttaagcaaatttatgctgaaatttcattacCTCTGACTGTATAGCGGAGCatgaaaaaaaggaattttgtAATAAAGTCAAAGAACAATGCTGAATAAAACAGACTCTAACGCCAGTAGTCAAATATGTTAAAAGATGTACAAAATACCCGTCTGaagtatttatttatttcattcattcttttttcatagaaaaatgCATAAGGaacttcgggaatcgcccgaattCCTTGTATGGTTAGTTTGGCACTGAATTCTAACATACACCTAACAATTCGAAAGACCTACTTTAGTGTTGGttgcaaaattcgtaaaatgaaaattttgcaacCACTTCTGCAACTGCTTCCAAAGGCAGAAAGATAGAAACTAGAGAGCAACCAGTTGCACTTTTATTTAACATTCCACCTGGTTTGTACGCTcaagaaaagattttatagTGAAAGCTTAAATCTTtacgagaaaattttgaaaatgattttagagTGGGAGCTTCGAGTTGTTGGTTTCAAAATAACGGATTGTATGGCTGGTATAAGTAATCGAAGTTTATAATATTCCTCTCATTCAAATTCGCCTCAAATCAACGAAATTCGacttttccacttttcatCCTTCCttgtcataaaaataaatatttttttgctttcaaaataattggaGCTGCGCTGGTCGACTATCGTACACCGCCTGCCAAGAAAAACTTGCATTtttgaggaatttaattcctaaaattctaCAAACAATTCCTAAATTCTTGTTTTGAAAAGCTTGTGAAAGAAAGAAGTTGTAAAAACCGATAGAAGGACAGAATATGGaagaaacgagccatcagaacagtcggagcgtttgctgcgactgagtcccgtatatctattgcgtacgtgaccctagtgcgtctgtcaccctactttgaccgtaagcctatgcgccggttaaagtagttaaagtaaaattattatgtaatgtgtacatcttagaaattgcgcatagcgcaattacgaagccccgtacgacgttcctttcaaataaaacaaaaatttcaaatagccctaaaattttaatttattgagtatagatacacatagggcctagtatcggcctcagtccgaggatccaaattttttttttttcaactacattctattcggcctttgattaccttccaaatgaaacaaaaaatacgaaaaacggatgaaatttgctcgagttatatgtaaaatacacatatggccctagtagcggccttagtccgaggacccaaatttaatttttttcaacaacattctattcggcctttgattaccttccaaatgaaacaaaaattacgaaaaacggatgaaatttactcgagttcaatgtaaaatacacatagggccctagtagtggccttagtccaaggacccaaatttaatttttttcaacaactttctattcgacgttcgattaccttccaaatgaaacaaaaattacgaaaaacggattaaatttacttgagttctatgtaaaatacacatagggccctagtagcttttcacttctaaggccctaactcacagTCCACTCACTCGACTATCTttcacggaaaaaaaatttttgaaatcggatttgatttactcaagatatcgacgtgacagacagacggacagacggcccacattttttttgcggattcgtcatctatgaacataggcaaacactttgcccttaccgtctgcttcgaattccatcaattacacacggcatcgtaatcctataagccccttcgtacttcgtacggggctaaaaacgggAGATCAGTAAACATAACTTCTTCATGCTAATAGGCGTTTCGAGTCATACATTGCAATTTCCGGAAAAAGAGATCGCTAATTGCCAGCGATGCAAAAAGGCAATGTAGAAGAATTGAAGCAAAAAGGCTTCTGATCAGAAGAAGGTCATAACAACATTCTGTGGcataaatttgtataaattatCTTCAACAAACTCACAAAACGTGCAACAGTTAGAATAATATCTGAATATTTTGTTGGCTTTGACTAAATTTTTCAGCTGCgacaacatttttgtatttatttattcgaaaagAGCCGTATACCTGCAATGCAGAAGCAAACTTTATTTGCTAAAAGTTTGTATATTCTTTCGAATCTACATTCGCACAATCGCTTAAACAACATAGTTCGTAGGATACAATAGTCATTCGTCAGTCTTTAATGTGAAAAACGCTGTGTCGACATTGGGTAAaaaatgggattttttttgccCCGCTCTCTGGGCACAAACAACaccatcgaaatgaaatttccaaattttttcccaacaaaaaacaattgagTCTGTTCAATGCAACCGATAATTCGAGAGAGCAAGCTAGAGAGAACAGAGAACATTGGTGTGTTCTGAGAACTGCATTGTTTGATGAAGGTGGGAACTAAATACGAAGACAGTTAGTGTAAGCtgcaatttttaattatattgtGGTGATCACAGTTTGCCATTGAATTGTCAAGCATCAAGTAGCCTGTGATCCAGCCTATATATACCATGTACAATGCGTCAATAAATCATAATACTACCGGCCGTGGCCGAAGACACATCTACTGAGTTTCATTAGTAGATCTGTATTTAGTTGACTGTAGACTTTCTATATGGTTGAGAAAAGCTCCCATATAACACTGACTCACAAGGGTTCTGATATGGTAAAAAGAATGGAGTAATTTTATAGAATTAGTTGCGAGGATTCAGAATAtgccattcatttttttggagCACCCTTTATTTCGTCGGTATTTGTCCTAAAACTTACCATACATTTCCATCCATCATGAGCATCTACTTCACCACAAGAATAAGCACGAACCTTATACTTATGAAGAATGAGCATGAGCATGAGCTTTTGCTCTAAGGCCTTTTGCTTATACGTGAGCATTTGCTCTGGAATATCGTTTATGCAAGTGTTCGAATACGGATTATTGAATAGGTAGCCGAATGTAACTATAAAAAACCTGAAATGAAATCGTTGGTTCACTGTTCTGTGCTTTATTGTTTCGTATGGTGTgatgttttcgattttgttcTACGAATTCAGAATACTTTTTGGTTCTATCAGTTTTACTGTTTGCTTTTTgtggtttcatttttttttttgtaaagaacGATCTTTTGTGACTGATTTTTGTGCACTCTGCCAACGTTTctattcatttgttaaaagaaTATTGgagattatttttcaaaattttatttggaatgAATTTTGTGAGTAAATTACATCGTACAATTTAGTCGTcttttacataaaatgtagctttttttaaatgaatttttttttatcgtaaaCACTTCGTTCCAtcacattaaatttaatcgatTTAAGTTAAAGTTTagaaatttaagttttaaagTAGCGAAAAAGTTAGGCCAATTTTTTGGTACTCTTGTTTTTAGCAAAGGAAGACTTACGGTTATAATCATAGTTCTTCATTTCTCTCGTCAAGAACCAGCAATAATCACTCATCATGCCCTCGTTCCATCGTCCTTGATATCGGTATTCCATCGTCGCCATGTCTTGATGGAATCTTTCACCCTGTTCATCGCTTACATCTCCAAGGTTCTCAGGAAAGAAGTCGAGGTGG
This region of Bradysia coprophila strain Holo2 chromosome IV, BU_Bcop_v1, whole genome shotgun sequence genomic DNA includes:
- the LOC119066598 gene encoding uncharacterized protein LOC119066598 produces the protein MKLLIGVVVALLCIQTIQASFFRLESQCQRDLRVRKTGVSRWFRQTFKPDHDIAHSHLTIIKEVCDQLTKALEAYSATTPTAAEIAEFFIAFFQLHLKAVNAITQLRYFCDVLLNLSDEYKCSRQLACDKSLTLSGCEAQTNIEICDQLAFHDGLTLLAAQTKTLLDELLESCDDLYEQARSTDCQNRANGNECGAGQSGSVDVVSNFETIFLPSFIARHDIAHEELNGIDDICKLLSKAIDEWINRK